A window from Pseudomonas campi encodes these proteins:
- a CDS encoding GNAT family N-acetyltransferase — translation MTRIQQARPSDVPTLLPLVADYWSFEGISEFEQERVATQLIRLLSNPDLGAGWIAIVDGIAVGYLLAVHVFSLEYLGLTAEVDEFFVSSSQRGSGIGAELLKNAESEFIRRGCTTISLQLSRSNNSARKFYHSLGYTERSGYELLDKVLGNC, via the coding sequence ATGACACGCATACAACAGGCAAGGCCGAGTGATGTACCAACACTTCTTCCACTCGTAGCCGATTATTGGAGCTTCGAGGGTATTAGCGAATTTGAACAAGAGCGCGTCGCAACACAGCTAATTCGCTTGCTCTCAAACCCAGATCTTGGGGCTGGCTGGATTGCAATTGTGGATGGGATAGCGGTTGGTTATCTGCTTGCAGTCCACGTATTTAGCCTTGAATACTTGGGTCTTACAGCAGAAGTCGACGAGTTTTTCGTATCGTCGTCACAACGAGGAAGTGGTATTGGTGCAGAACTTCTAAAAAACGCCGAATCTGAATTCATTCGGCGAGGGTGTACAACTATTTCGCTTCAACTATCGCGCAGCAACAATTCCGCTCGTAAGTTCTACCATAGCTTGGGATATACCGAGAGATCAGGGTATGAACTCCTCGACAAAGTATTGGGTAACTGCTAA